From a region of the Saccharomycodes ludwigii strain NBRC 1722 chromosome VII, whole genome shotgun sequence genome:
- a CDS encoding hexokinase family protein (similar to Saccharomyces cerevisiae YLR446W | putative hexokinase) produces METYKFLVNNILEGHSGLQEDRKTKLIVFSNPVIDVREEEEEEEEEEKGCNNVQLIAKYKKHITSVNNYRFNEYFHIAELQQNFDEIVLEFKEDMFDAIYKSYNSMRPFFNVVPNQEVNGTCFVIDIGGSTLRISMVELSFNYQINCILSESWCIADDNKVIDKDWLKWIISKFKGFLQTLKIKHKVDLSNNNGKFKVGITWSFPMVQKDASNRGEISDLGKGFEVCQEYFGGDLKDIFENNFREEGLDIDVGSIVNDSIAVFVTGAYLVKSKLALVLGTGLNSCFAINNSLFGQHKRLPLSVNSPSDKVLVNAESSFFGYNLQKYVTDIDKQMCAFWNLNYEQYLPPHLTTDQYGVFQPLELLTAGRYIPEIIRLTIAKVFAECSFVIPSLFTKGKYCCDAEFFAKLYIDVNQVSGLKPDKYELVKDIIDVVIKRAPLILAMYIIALLQLAEATTSARETVYISVVGSMLKYFPGYKGKVEGYLNFYCKRLNLPKVEFIFLENSSIYGASISCF; encoded by the coding sequence ATGGAAACgtataaatttttagttaataatatacttGAAGGACACAGTGGTTTGCAGGAGGACcgaaaaacaaaactaaTAGTTTTTTCCAATCCTGTTATTGACGtaagagaagaagaagaagaagaagaagaagaagaaaaaggatGTAATAATGTCCAATTAATTgcaaaatacaaaaaacaTATCACCAGTGTAAATAATTATCGATTCAATGAATATTTTCATATAGCTGAGTTACAGCAGAACTTTGATGAAATTGTTTTAGAATTTAAGGAAGACATGTTTGATGCTATTTATAAATCATATAATTCCATGAGACCTTTTTTCAATGTAGTCCCTAATCAAGAAGTTAATGGTActtgttttgttattgaCATTGGGGGTTCCACATTAAGAATTTCCATGGTGGaactttcttttaattatcAAATCAATTGTATTTTGTCAGAGTCCTGGTGCATTGCTGACGATAATAAAGTTATCGATAAGGATTGGTTAAAATGGATAATTTCAAAGTTTAAAGGGTTTTTGCAAACTCTAAAGATTAAACACAAAGTTGAtctttctaataataatggaaaaTTCAAAGTTGGTATTACGTGGAGTTTCCCCATGGTTCAAAAGGATGCTTCTAACAGAGGGGAAATATCTGACTTGGGTAAAGGCTTTGAAGTTTGTCAGGAATATTTTGGTGGTgatttaaaagatatttttgagAATAATTTCAGAGAGGAAGGATTGGATATTGATGTTGGATCCATTGTAAATGATTCCATTGCTGTTTTTGTTACTGGTGCCTATTTAGTAAAGTCTAAATTGGCTTTGGTTTTAGGAACTGGTTTGAATAGTTGCTTTGCAATTAACAATTCTCTTTTTGGTCAACACAAAAGGCTACCATTATCGGTTAATAGTCCTAGCGATAAGGTTTTGGTTAATGCTGAATCATCTTTTTTCGGTTacaatttacaaaaatatgttaCTGATATTGATAAGCAAATGTGCGCGTTTTGGAATTTAAACTACGAACAATACTTACCCCCACATTTGACTACTGATCAGTATGGTGTTTTCCAACCTTTAGAGCTATTGACTGCTGGACGTTATATTCCGGAAATTATAAGATTAACGATTGCTAAAGTATTTGCCGAATGCTCATTTGTGATACCTTCTTTATTTACAAAGGGAAAATATTGCTGCGATGCCGAATTTTTCGCTAAGTTGTATATCGACGTCAACCAAGTGTCTGGCTTGAAACCCGACAAATATGAACTTGTTAAGGATATTATTGATGTGGTTATTAAACGAGCCCCCCTTATCTTAGCTATGTATATCATTGCATTGCTGCAACTAGCAGAGGCAACAACATCAGCACGTGAAACAGTGTACATATCTGTTGTTGGGTCTATGCTAAAATACTTTCCTGGGTATAAAGGTAAAGTTGAAGGATatcttaatttttattgtaaaaGATTAAATCTACCAAAAGTTgaatttatatttctagAAAATAGTAGTATATACGGAGCTTCCATATCATGTTTTTGA
- a CDS encoding uncharacterized protein (similar to Saccharomyces cerevisiae YPR129W | SCD6 | Suppressor of Clathrin Deficiency), translating into MINYDTIDDEFASLFLKELQKTTNGITFTNGNNNNNNSNNNNNNNNVDLINAQFFQSLNEKNSETFSEPIVGTTNNDNNKKRTYDEFETNSTASQLVSQTSHVTTAHATYDIYLPPETTLSSTFFGMNDNYVSSNYDTDIKNTITNNRQGTFVKSESATNTADEPAIATYKDRKDMDEPDNLNGALLKFQILDEKNIPFLLTGDCSGVFNVDCSLDGRFYIEKHTLSLLLGKPQVDENPSSDNSCGTVTDNDQITLFCYRRNFISIKLEFSFPFDSTGIQSLYLKKTKNEENAIEISKLRFKVYCSLRKSTSDDDDSFKVIVPMEQFVMPKNNEVLKKNKDGNFVLKCSEYEIPITKLGDYYNANTDCFIVEWDQIKFKSATANNRHDAKDKFYVVTTSIEFLDKFNEPVYNTKLESLPVMVRGRNPSFYSDKGDIFLGKLKSNHLVSFKAENSNDLKNDHVVKKSRKKSPSKNQISEETSNASSPSSAPVSNTNLASMNNSQESLVVDGLNYHYFKMDNNYYLPPIEVGYFPHYVHHNKQVFKLQAPPSNRQNEEDSSTHYNYFM; encoded by the coding sequence ATGATAAATTATGACACAATTGATGATGAATTTGCATCTTTATTCTTAAAAGAATTGCAGAAAACAACCAATGGGATCACATTTACAAATggtaacaacaacaacaacaacagcaataataataataacaacaacaatgtaGATCTTATAAATGCTCAATTCTTTCAAAGTTTGAACGAAAAAAATTCCGAGACTTTTTCTGAACCCATTGTCGGTACTACTAACaatgataacaataaaaaaagaacttATGATGAATTTGAGACAAATTCAACGGCTTCGCAACTTGTTTCTCAAACATCACATGTTACTACCGCACACGCCACAtatgatatatatttaccACCAGAAACGACTTTGTCATCCACATTCTTTGGTATGAATGACAATTACGTAAGCAGTAATTATGACAccgatattaaaaataccatCACTAATAATCGTCAAGGTACTTTTGTAAAATCAGAAAGCGCAACAAATACAGCGGATGAACCAGCCATTGCCACATACAAAGATAGAAAAGACATGGATGAACCCGATAATTTAAATGGTgctcttttaaaatttcaaattcttGATGAGAAAAACATTCCATTTTTACTCACTGGAGATTGTTCAGGTGTTTTCAATGTTGATTGTAGTTTAGATGGAAGATTTTATATAGAAAAACACACCCTGTCGCTTTTACTGGGTAAACCACAAGTAGATGAGAACCCGTCATCAGACAATAGCTGTGGTACTGTTACTGATAATGACCAAATTACTTTGTTTTGTTATCGTAGAAATTTCATTTCCATTAAACTTGAATTTAGTTTCCCCTTTGACAGCACTGGTATTCaaagtttatatttaaagaaaacaaaaaatgaagaaaatgCCATCGAAATATCAAAACTAAGATTCAAAGTTTATTGCAGCTTAAGGAAATCAACTTCTGACGATGATGATTCTTTCAAAGTCATTGTACCAATGGAGCAGTTTGTTATGCCAAAAAATAACGAAgtcttgaaaaaaaataaagatggCAACTTTGTATTAAAATGCTCAGAATATGAAATTCCAATTACAAAACTTGGTGATTATTACAACGCAAATACTGATTGTTTTATTGTCGAATGGGATCAAATCAAATTTAAGTCTGCCACTGCTAATAATAGACACGATGCTAAGGATAAATTTTATGTTGTAACTACCTCAATCGAGTTTTTGGATAAGTTTAATGAACCAGTTTATAATACAAAACTTGAATCACTACCGGTCATGGTTAGAGGTAGAAATCCAAGTTTTTACTCCGACAAGGGTGATATATTTCTTGGAAAACTAAAATCTAACCATTTAGTTTCATTTAAAGCTGAAAATTcaaatgatttaaaaaatgaccatgttgttaaaaaaagtaggAAAAAATCGCCttcaaaaaatcaaatatctGAGGAAACAAGTAACGCTTCTAGTCCTTCCTCTGCGCCAGTATCCAATACTAATTTAGCTTCAATGAACAATTCCCAAGAGTCGCTGGTTGTGGATGGATTAAACTACCACTATTTTAAAATGGATAACAATTATTACCTACCGCCAATAGAAGTGGGATATTTCCCACATTACGTTCATCATAATAAACAAGTATTCAAGCTACAAGCGCCTCCATCTAATAGACAAAATGAAGAGGATTCTTCTACTCATTATAATTACTTTATGTGA